From a single Cotesia glomerata isolate CgM1 linkage group LG6, MPM_Cglom_v2.3, whole genome shotgun sequence genomic region:
- the LOC123268051 gene encoding proline-rich P65 protein homolog: MPLHTDEFQTAHQNNNKDFYQVKHQDKLQAAYQDNNKDFYQVEHQDKLQATYQDNNKDYYQVEHQDKLQAAYQDNNKDFYQVEHQDKLQAAYQDNNDFYLVEHQEKLQANYQDNNKDYYQVEHQEKLQAAYQDNNKDFYQVEHQDKLQAAYQDNNKDFYQVEHQDKLQATYQDNNNFYQDVLQAAYQHNNKDFYQVEHQDKLQAAYQDNNKDFYQVEHQDKLQAAYQDNNKDFYQVEHQDKLQAAYQDNNDFYLVEHQEKLQANYQDNNKDYYQVEHQEKLQAAYQDNNKDFYQVEHQDKLQAAYQDNNYFHQVEHQDNLQAAYQNNNKDFH, from the exons ATGCCTCTTCATACCG ACGAATTTCAAACTGCTcatcagaataataataaggacTTTTATCAGGTGAAGCACCAGGACAAACTCCAGGCTGCTTATCaggataataataaggacTTTTATCAGGTGGAGCATCAGGACAAACTCCAGGCTACTTATCaggataataataaggacTACTATCAGGTGGAGCACCAGGACAAACTCCAGGCTGCTTATCaggataataataaggacTTTTATCAGGTGGAGCACCAGGACAAACTCCAGGCTGCTTATCAGGataataatgacttttatctGGTGGAGCACCAGGAAAAACTCCAGGCTAATTATCaggataataataaggacTACTATCAGGTGGAGCACCAGGAAAAACTCCAGGCTGCTTATCaggataataataaggacTTTTATCAGGTGGAGCACCAGGACAAACTCCAGGCTGCTTATCaggataataataaggacTTTTATCAGGTGGAGCACCAGGACAAACTCCAGGCTACTTATcaggataataataacttttatcaG gaCGTACTCCAGGCTGCTTATCAGCATAACAATAAGGATTTTTATCAGGTGGAGCACCAGGACAAACTCCAGGCTGCTTATCaggataataataaggacTTTTATCAGGTGGAGCACCAGGACAAACTCCAGGCTGCTTATCaggataataataaggacTTTTATCAGGTGGAGCACCAGGACAAACTCCAGGCTGCTTATCAGGataataatgacttttatctGGTGGAGCACCAGGAAAAACTCCAGGCTAATTATCaggataataataaggacTACTATCAGGTGGAGCACCAGGAAAAACTCCAGGCTGCTTATCaggataataataaggacTTTTATCAGGTGGAGCACCAGGACAAACTCCAGGCTGCTTATCAggataataattactttcatCAGGTGGAGCACCAGGACAACCTCCAGGCTgcttatcaaaataataataaggactTTCATTAG